ATATTGATGCGACACAGGTTGTAGGTGGTCAGGTTGCTCTCCTGCCCAAAGAATCCTATTCGCACGTTTTCCTTGCCGAGAATCTTGGCAAACTTCAAAAGTAGCGAACCGGAACCGCAAGCCGGGTCATAGACCTTGTTGACTTCCTTTTTACCGACGGTCGCGATACAGGCCAGCAGTTCACTTACTTCCTGCGGGGTAAAAAATTCTCCTCCGGACTTGCCCGCGTTGGAAGCGTACATGGTCATCAAAAACTCATAGGCGTCGCCAAAAGCGTCGATCGTATTGTCATAGTAATTGCCCAGCCGCAGATCTCCAATTGCTTCTAAAAGTTTCACCAGTTGTTGGTTTCTTTTTTCTACCGTATTGCCGAGTTTGCTGGAGTTGACGTCAAGGTCATCAAACAAGCCTTTGAGATCGTCTTCACTGTCAGAACCTTTGGCCGAATTTTCAATGTTGCGAAACACTGCGGCCAGCGTTTCGTTAAGGTTGGCGTCGTGGCGCGCCTTGGCGCGGACATTAACAAAAAGCTCGCTAGGTAAAATATAGAACCCTTTTTCCTTTACCGTATCGGTACGACCAAACTCCGCTTTCTCATCCGTAAGGTTGGCGTAATCAAAGTCTTTATTACCGCTACGACGTTCGTCTTCATTGATGTAGCTGGTGAGATTTTCGCTAATGAAGCGGTAAAAAAGCATTCCCAAGACATATTGTTTGAAATCCCACCCGTCGACGCTGCCGCGCAAATCATTGGCAATCTGCCAGATAGCGCGATGCAGTTCTGTGCGTTCCTGCTCTTTTGTCGCGTTGTTATTTGTGTTATTATTCATAAATTGAATCCTTATAAAGATTAGAGCTTATTTAATAAGTATAAATACGAATACATTTGCTGCTCCCCATAATTGTTTTTGTTTTTCAGTCATAATTTTATTGGGTTGTTAATAAACTCATTTTAAAAACAGATAAGTATTTACTCAAGGATAACATTGCTTACTTCTTAATGCATTGGCATATATACAATCAGTCTCATTATCTTGAAGGATTCGAGTCACCGATATAGAAGATTAGCACAAAGGAACAAAGGGGTGATTACCATAAGTGATAGAAGTAGCTGTATGCGGGTACCAATAACCATGCCGCCAGATATGTTTGAGGGCTTAGAAGCGCTGAGCCTAAAGGCTAGAATAACCGGTGGGCGAAAATTGGCCAATACAGAACTGGTAAGATCGGCAGTTAATGTCTTGTTAAAGTCAAATATTGATATAAGCGGTTGCAAAAACGAAGAAGAAGTTGAAGAGAGATTCTTGATGGCCATTCTATCTAGGCCTAGCTAAGCATCTTCAGCTATGACCCTTATTAGCTTAGCAGCCAAAACCTGCTTGCTTTCACTTTTGCTTGCTAATTCTTCAATAGCGGTTTCAAGAAGAGGGTGCAGTTTATAATGCTTTTCTGTTGGCGGTAGCAATCCCGCCCGCTCAATCCCCCATTTTGGCAACTATAAGCTAACCAACATCACAACTGCAGCTATTAAGGAGTTTATATCAAAAGAGCACGAGGAAGGCCAGAAGCAAGAACATAAACTATCCCCACGCTCTATCCAGTATCACCTGGTCGTTTTAAAGGCAATACTGAAGACTGCCTGCATTGATGGATACTTAAAGCAAAACCCTGCTGAGTATGTTAAACCGCCAAGGCAAGAGAAGCAAGAAACCGAAGTATTAACCCCACAAGAAATTAAGCTCCTGTTTGATACGGCACAAGAGCCTTTAAAACGTTCTTTATGATAGCTGCACTAACTGGCCTGCGACGTGGTGAAATATTGGCCTTGCGCTGGTCTGATATCGACCTCGAAAAAAGGTTTATCTATGTCCGCCAAAATATTGTTATGGGCGTGATTGATACTCCGAAATCTAATACCAGCAGGCGCGTAGTTGGCATATCTGATAAGCTTCATGCAGCGCTGCTGAACCTGCAATTAAGTGCGCCCGAAGGCTCTGAATTCATCTTTTTGATAAAGAAAGAAGGTAATCTCTACGATGCCCCCCACATCTCAAGGATACAGTTCCACAAAGCAATTAAGGCTGCAGGAATAACAAAGAAGATCAGATTTCACGACCTTCGCCATAGCTTCGCTACCCTACTGAAAAACCAGGGAGTCCACCGAAACGATATTCAAGGCGTTGTGGGCCATTCTTCCGCGACCGTAACAGACATCTATATGCACCTAATGCCTGAGATTTATTCTAAGATTGCGAGCACTGCAGAAGACGCGATATTTAGCGAATAATTTTTTTTCTAGTTGTTGTTAGCAAATTGTTAGCAAATAAGCGAAAACCACCAGATATTTGCCTGGTGGTTTTCTTATATTCCCTGCTTATTTTGCACGCCCGATAGGATTCGAACCTATGACCCTCGGATTAGAAGTCCGATGCTCTATCCAGCTGAGCTACGGGCGCATACTTGAAATTAGAAACTACGAAAGGCCGCCAGGCTGAGGCCTTTGGCCATCTTCAGCGCTCAAAGCGCTTTTCTTGAGCGGACGACGGGATTCGAACCCGCGACCAACAGCTTGGAAGGCTGTGACTCTACCAACTGAGTTACGTCCGCATGTACGCTAGGAATTGCTTCCCCGACCTCACCCCGGGCGATGCTTCACTCACCCCGACAAGGTGTTATTCAATTCTTAGCAGCTCAAGAAAGTGCGAAATGCTTCTTTTAGCTGCGTTGAAATGATAGCAGAATTGCTTTGAAAAGTCGAGACGACGGTGACCTGTACGAAAACCGGCCACACATGATCCTCATTATTGTTATTCCAAATCTGGAGCAGAATTGCTCATTCCTAATGAATCACCGAGTGCATCAATTTAAGACACTAAGTGTCGATTATCGCTAGAAGAGACTGTAGACTCTGTATTATCACCCGTTTTGCCGGCACATTCAGAAGATTTGTGTAGTGTCACACAGTTCCGACCGCTCTTCTATTGGTGTATATTCCTGGGATAAGTTGCAGAAGCGTCAAGCTGAAGTTTTTGCCGCCTACCTTCTCATGCCAAAACTAAGGCTTACAACGAGGCATTTCCAAACCGCAAGATCGAACCTGGTTGAAGACTACGGCATTATGGAAAAGTTTGCGGGATTTCGGTTGAAATTATTGGAAGCTGTGCTCCAGCAAGATAATGTATCTACTCCTAAGCCAATAATATTATCATTTGTTAGTATATCGTAGATAACAGATTCTGAGTTTGTGAGTATCTCGATTCTACTATCAACAGGCTTACCCTTTTCAATTCTTAGGATGGCAAGGCCATTGTTATCTTGAGCTTTTTGTTCTTGGGCCGTGAAATCCAGAGCATTCCTGTTGGCTTCAGATGGCGTTTGAGTTTAGGGAATAGATCGTCCATCTCGGCCTGAGTTATAGTAAAGACATGAATATAGTCGAACTGTCCTCGGAGTTGAGAAGCAATGTTAAGAGTTGGCAGGTTTATAGCATCCAGAGCGGACTGCGGGGCATTCCCAAAGAATGCTCGCATTCCCTCTCGGATTCCCATCTTTTGTGATACATCTCTCATCGCGAATGCTCCTTGATTGCTTTGACGCTTTTGTGCGCCTAACAATGTTTATACTAATCCGTATAATACGCCAAAATTGCTATTTGCGCCCACATAAGACGCCTTGCGTATTCCGACGATTTCGGCCACCGATTCCGATTTATTCCGGCCGCTTTCGGAGCGAAGCGACGCCGGCAACTTAATTCAACCCGATTAGATTAAAAAGCCGGCGGTAAATAAAAATAATTTGGAAATAATATCCTTGATAATATAACTATATCAGTTATAATGACTGTATTAACTAGAGGAGGTGTTATGCAGGTGGAGAAAAAAGAAAACGCTATGACGGCCAGGAAAAACTTCGGACGGCTTATGGAAGAAGCACACTACCGAGGCGATGAGATCATCGTTGAGCGTGCCGGGAAACCAATGGTTGCGATTATCTCATACGCCGAATTTCAAGAGTTTAAACAGCAACGAAGGAAGGATTTTGAGATTTTAGACAAGATTAGGGCCAAGAATCAAGGCGCCAAGCCTGAAGAAGTAGAGGCTGCGGTTGAATCAGCGCTATCTAAAATTAGAAGAGGTTAAGCATGATTAAGGCATGCATAGATACCAATGTTTTTGTAAGCGGAACCATCTCAAGCTCAGGTGCACCTTTTGAGATACTTGAAGCTTGGCGGGACCGCGAATTTATATTGCTTGCCTCGGATGAGATTATTGCCGAGATAAGCAAGGTTTTAAATTATCCCAAGATAAAGAAGACCTTTTCTCTAACAGACGAAGAGATCGAGAAGGATTTATTGCTTCTTGGTAAGTACTCTCAGATAACCCCTGGCGAGCTAAGACTAGATATCATAACCGAAGATCCATCAGATAATATATTTTTGGCTTGTGCAGTCGAAGGCAAAGCGGACTTCATTATTTCCGGGGATAATCATTTGCTTCAAGTGGGCACCTATCAGAGAATTCAGATAATCACGCCTCGTGAGTTCGTCGATCAGCTAATATCTTAAGGGATGCGGGGCTATGAATAACAAATCATCGGATATTATAGTTACAAAACGGCGAAATTCAGATAGGCTTGATATTCAAAATGAGCTTGCTGACCATGAGCTTACAAAAGCATTAGAAGAAAGCCAAAAGCAGCACGAGTTCGGCGATGTCGGCACCGAAGTGACCTCTTTGATGCAATCTTTAATTCTTCGAGTTCGAATAAGAACTCTCTGGTCGGGGTGAGAGGATTCGAACCTCCGACCCCCGGTTCCCAAAACCGGTGCTCTAACCAAACTGAGCCACACCCCGAAATATACGGCATACCCTGAAGGTATGCCAGATGGTATTTTAGCACATAGTCGGTGGAAAGTGCAGTAATTAATATCTGTTTGTTGCTGTCCGTTGCTGAGGGTTATCGTCCGCCGTTGCGCGTTATCCTAGCAGTAAACGGATTATGAACGCTTCAGGTGCCCGCGAACCTCTTCCATCTTCTCCCGCATCTTCATGAACGCTTGCCCGCGATGGCTTATCTTGTTCTTCTCGTCGAGACCCATCTCCGCGACGGTGCGCGTCTCCCCTGTCGGAAAAAAGAGCGGGTCGTAGCCGAAGCCCAGCGCACCGCGCGGCTCAAAGCCTATCCGTCCCTCGACCGTGCCTTCGGTCGAAATCCTCCAACCGTCCGGCGTCATCAATATGGCGACGCAGCGAAAACGCGCGGTTCGCTCATCCTCTGGAACGCCGTCGAGCGCCCGCAGCAGCTTCTCGTTGTTCTTGGCGGCGTTTCCATGCTCGCCCGCGTATATGGCGGAGTCGACACCGGGGTCGCCCCCCAGGGCGTCCACCTCGAGACCGGAATCATCGGAGACCGCCGATTTCCCGTACTTCTCGACCAGCGCCTCCGCTTTAAGCAAAGCGTTATCGTAAAAGGTCGTCCCGGTCTCCTCGACATCCGGCCAGTCGGAAAAATCTTTATACGTGTAGACCTTCACGTCGGACAACTCGAGGATATCGACGATTTCCCTGATTTTGCCGTCGTTCTTACTTGCTATGATGAGTTCCAACATTGACCGACAAATCCTTTCCGAGAATCTCGCGCTGCAGGGAGATAAGCTCCGATGCTCCCTTTTCCGCCAAGTTGAGAAGTTGCTCCAGCTCAGAGCGCTCAAAGGGGTGCTCTTCGGCGGTACCCTGAACCTCGATGAACTTGCCCGAAGCCGTCATCACCACGTTCATGTCGACCTGCGCCTTGCAATCCTCCTCATAACAAAGGTCGAGCAACGGAACACCATCGACGACGCCGACGCTTACCGCCGATACGAAATCAGAGAGCGGCAACTCGGCTACTCGCCTATTCGCGACGAGCCATCTGAGCGCGTCATATAATGCGATAAACGCGCCGGTAATCGACGCGGTCCGTGTGCCGCCATCGGCTCGCACCACATCACAATCTATCCAAATCGTCACCTCGGGCAACGCCTTTAAGTCTACCACCGAGCGGAGCGAACGTCCTATTAGGCGCTGAATCTCATGGGTGCGCCCCCCGACGCGGCCCTGGCTCGCCTCGCGCACCATCCTGATTCCGGTCGAGCGCGGCAGCATGCCGTATTCGGCGGTAACCCAGCCCTGACCCTGCCCGCGCAGCCAATTCGGTACCCTATCTTCGACTGTGGCGGTGCAAATGACGTTTGTGTTGCCCATCTCGATAAGGACCGAGCCCTCCGCGTGCGGCAAGTAATTTCTGGTTATACTGACTTCCCGAATATCGTCGGGTCGCCTTCCATCGGCGCGCTCCATAAGTCTCTCCTTCGTTATTAAATATCGCGGCTTAAACCCCCGCGACGCTTGAGTATCTTATATCAACACCTGGTTCCACGTTATAGCAATAAGCGCTGGTTGGCAAATAAGGCTCGCGTCTAGACCATCCGCGAAATCTTTTCTCCGAATGTTGGTTTGGCTGATTTTATGCTCGACATCGACGATTTAACGGTTCATTTTTTCGCGAAATACGTCTTCCCTGATTAAAATCCGCCGCTTCAGCACCAGCCGCAAGAGCGGATACCCGAGACCATAGACTACCACCGTCTGGCCGATTCCCACAAAGAGAACACTCGGCCAATATGGAAGGTCGAGGACGATTTTCAAGAGCGCGGCAACACCAAAAGCATTGAGCACCACCGGCGCCGTCAGCGCCAACAAGGGATTCTTGATTCTCCATACGAACACAGCCGAAAGCAAAGTCAGAAGCGAGCCGAATACTATGTCGAGCATGCCCAGGGATGTCCCCATGAGCGTGCCGATACTATTTGCCAGCAAGCAACCGACAAACAGGCCCGGTATCGCCGCCGGCTCAAAAAACGCCAAAATGCTGAGGGCTTCGGAGAGCCTAAATTGGACCGTACCGAAGCTTATGACATTTAGCGGCGGCGTCACGGTAAGCGCCACATACATCGCCGCGATAATAGCTCCCCTGGTCAGCCAAATGATTCTATCCTTTTTCAACGCGATTCACCTTTGCTTTCAATGGGAGATGGACACGCTCGACATGGGCTATCTCCCGGCCTAAAAACCGCGCCCCCAGCCGACCAAAGACGTGCTCATCCCCGCTCGAAAAGAATCTCGGCTCCGGGCTCGTGCCGCCTTCACGTAAGCGGTCTTTGCGCTGCAAAAATTCCTTGAGTTCACGCGCGGTTTCTTCGGCCGAGCTTATTAGCGTGATATCGTCTCCGGCGACTTTCGCAATCGTATCCGACAAGAGCGGGTAGTGCGTGCATCCTAGAATCAAACTATCGATACCGTCGCGCACCAAGGGGTCGAGATACCATTTGACGGCCCCTTCCACCCTCTCGCCCGCTATCTCGTCGCGCTCAACGAAGTCCGCGAGTTCCGGACAAGCGAGCGAATAGGCTTTAACCCCGGCGTCTATCGTCTTCATGGACGTAATATATGAGCCGCTCGATATCGTCGCCTGCGTACCTATGACCCCCACACGCCGGTTCCGCGTCGCCTGAACCGCCGCCCGCGCGCCCGGCTCGATGACGCCGATAATCGGGATACTGTAGAATTGCTGGGCCGCTTCGAGCGCGGCCGCCGACGCGCTATTGCAAGCTATCACTATAAACTTGACATCATACATGAGCAAAAAATCGATTATCTCAAAGACAAACCCCCGAAGCTCCCGCGCGCTACGCGGCCCGTAAGGAAACCTCGCGGTATCGCCGAAATAGAGCGTCTGCTCGTGCGGCAGTTGGCGCACGATCTCACCGACGACCGTCAAGCCGCCGAGCCCCGAGTCGAATATCCCTATCGGCCTGCTATCCATTCTTCCTCCACGTTAACGCTGCGCTATAAATACCGCACTAAAACAGCATTCCTCATTATAGCTAAAATGAGCTGAAAATAATAAAGATTAGGGGATATTTTGCGCAGTTTTGGCGCAAACTAGTACTCCATCACACGTTTTATGAGTTGTCATTCTGAGTGAAACGAAGAATCTCTAAAGCTTGAGATTGTTCGGTCGTTTTCAACTCCCCCAGAATGACGGATACTAGTCGATGTATGTGTGATGGAGTACTGGTTCGAAGAGTTTGGCATATAAGAAACTAAGGGACACATGACTTTAAATAAAATGATTTAGTGCGTTCTTCGAAGGTAGACGCCGGTTGGGGCAACTTCAGCCGGCCGGCTCAAGCTACACGAATCTGGCGCTCCTCGCCCAATATTTTGGACGCTTCTTCGGCGGGTAAAGGGCGGCTGAAGAGAAAACCTTGCATGCTATCGCACTTCAGCGACCTCAAGAGTTCTAGCTGCTCCAAAGTCTCGACGCCTTCCGCCAGCGCCTTCAGCTTCAGCGTGTGCGCGACCGTTATAATCGCGGTGGCGATTGCCGCGTCTTCGGTTCCGGCGCTCAGCTCCCTGATGAACGACCGGTCTATTTTGAGAACGTCGATCGGGAACCGTTTCAAATATCCAAGGGATGAATAACCGGTGCCGAAATCGTCTATCGAAATATAGATTCCTTTTTTCTTCAACTTGTTGAGCGTATCGACCGCCGCATCGGCGTCTTTCATAAGAACGCTCTCGGTTATCTCCAGCTCCAGATACCGGGGGTCGAGACCGGTCTCTTTTACAATTCGCGCCACCCTCTCAGCTAAATCAACCTGCTGGAACTGGCGACAAGACAAATTGACGGCCATCCTTATCGGAGCATGTCCCGCGTCTTGCCAGGCTTTGTTCTGCTCGCATGCGGTACGGAGCACCCACTCGCCTATCGGCACGATCAGCCCTGTCTCTTCGGCCATGGGGATGAATTCCGCCGGATAGACCAGGCCCAGGTCGGGGTGGTTCCAGCGAATGAGGGCCTCCATGCCGATTATCTCGCCGGTTGCCAAGTCCAGCTGCGGCTGATAGTAAACGGTAAATTCCTGCCGTTCGAGCGCTTTTCGCAGGTTGCCTTCCATCGCCAGCCGCTCGAACGCTTTGGCATTCATCGACGGCGCGTAGAGCTGGTAATTGTTTCTACCCTGTTCTTTTGCGCGATAAAGCGCGATGTCCGCGTTCTTTAAGAGTGACGACACGTCTTCGCCGTCGTCCGGATAGAGGGCGATACCTATGCTAGTCGTTACATGAAGCTCACCCCCCTCGAACATAAACGACGGCTTGAGCACATCGATGACCTTCTGGGCTACGACTGTAACGTCATCAATAGTATCAACCCGCGGTAAGAGCAGCGTGAACTCGTCACCGCCCAGACGTGCTATAGTGTCGCCTTCACGCAGACACCTTTTGAGCCGGTCGGCTACGCGCTGGAGCAATTGGTCGCCGACCGTGTGGCCCAGCGTATCGTTGATCGCCTTAAACCTGTCTAGATCCAGGAAGAACACTGCCAGCATATGGCCGTTGCGATGCGCGTTTGCGATAGCCAAGACAAGCCGGTCGGATAAGAGCGTGCGGTTGGGCAAATCGGTAAGCAGGTCAAAATATGCCATATAGTTGAGCATCTCTTCGGCGTGCTTGCGCTCGGTGATATCCTCGAAACTCTCAACGCCGCCGATTATGTCTCCACCGACATCGCGAATTACATCGACGTTCTTAGAGAGCGTTCGGATTTCGCCGTCTTTGCGACGTATCGTGCATTCGCCACGCATAATGGGCTTCAACACATCCGCCGAGAACAAGCCGCACCTGCTCACACAAGGGTCCCGCGAAAAAACCGTACATTTTTTCCCAATAATCTCTGAAGGCTCGTAGCCGGTTATCTCAGCCGCTTTATCGTTGAAACTAGTGATAACGGACTCGTTGTCGACGGTGAACACGGCGCTCGGCATGACCCGGTAGAGCTGTTCGACCCGCTCTTTTGCCTCTACGACAGCGGCCAACGCTTGTCTGTGCTCAGTAACATCCCTGACTACGACCTGAATGGCCTGTATGCCGTTGTACATGATCGGTGAGGCCGCTACCTCGACGTCGATTGTCCCGCCGTCGAGGCGTACAAACCTCTCTTCGATTAAATCGACCTCCTTGCCTTGCATCATCAGAGCGACACGCTCTTTCACCAGGGCGTGGTCGTCCGGATGGACAAGGCTAAGAACCGGTTTGTCGATGAGTTCAGCCGGTTTCGAGGCCCCGAGAAGCTTCGCTGCGGCCGCGTTCGCGTAGACGACCTTTCCGCCGCTGTGAACTGCCATCGCAACCGGGGATAATTCAATAAGGCGACGGTAGCGTTCCTCGCTCTCTTTGAGTAGTCTCTCGGAATCCTTACGGTCGGTGATGTCACGTGCGATGGCGATGATCGCTTCTTTACCTTGAAATTCCACGATGTGCGCATGGACTTCGACGTTTAGAGCCGACCCGTCCTTCTTCATGTGTGCCGACTCAAAGACGGCGCTGCTCTCGTCTCTTAGCTGCGCTATCCTCTCATCGAACAGCTCCACATTGTCCGACGTCGCCAAATCTTTGATGGTCATGTCGAGAAGTTCATCGCGGGTGTATCCGCGCGCCGTATACGCTGCTTCGTTGAAATAGATGAACTTGCCGTCGAAATCGATGACGAACGTCGCCATTGCCGAGTTTCCTAATAATCTTTCGAGAAAATCATAACGTTCCCGCAACCGATGTCTCCCTTGTGCATTGATAAGCTTTTTGACGCTCGACAGAGCTTTATTGCTACTCTAAAAATATCGGTCTACCGAGAAAAACCTTAAAGAATATGCCGAGATAGACACGGAGAGGCACGAAGATGAGTGACGGCGGTTCTGAAACAAGAGCGGGTTGCGCATGAAGTTTCTATATGATAAACGAACATATGTTCTATATGCAAGCATTAAAATAGGCCACCCATAAAAGGCGGCCTATTTTTGTGGAGGCGGTGGGACAGCTACCCTAACGTTTCCGAAAGGACCGGACTATGTCTTCAACCGCATTTATCTTGCAATGCGGTGCAAGGCGTATAGTAAGAGCCATAGATTTACCTACTTGGCAAGACTCCTACATAAGTCTCTAGAGGGCTTTCACCCCTCGGCGTTGCCTTATTCTCTCGAACTTAGATTTCACCGATGTAAGCCTTGTTTTTCCTGGTAGCGTTACCGCTACCGGCGACCCCATTTCTGAATCGAACCCACGTCCTCAGGCATTTCCACAAGAGCATCTACGAGTGTAGACTATGTTTGTTATTCGCTTCCGGCATCCCCACAGTCAGGGTAAACCGGTCGCTATCCCATAAGATTTTCTTCAACCCCTATGGGCGTCCGGGTGAAGTAAGCTCACTAAAATGACGTCGCCCTAGAGATGTGAGCAATCTCTAGTTTGACGAGCCGCAATTAAGCGGCTAGTGCAACTGGTTCGTTTGCGTTTGTTTTTTGTCAGATAGTTTAACGAGTTGTCTGAGCTCGACTCGCTTCTCTTGCCGAAACCAACCTCAGTCGAAGCCTGTCGCCCCCATATTTTTGGCCGGCAATATTAACCGCCGGCGCATTTTTCAATGTACGAAACCTCATATAAATTATATAGAATAAGGCGTGCGCTGTAAATGGGCCGGCGCTCTCACGCCCGGCATGCCAAACGCTCGACCCTACTGTTTCTGCCGCTCGCGAAGAGCGCGCTCTATATCGCGTTTCGCGGTGCGCTCGGAGATGTCCTTGCGCTTATCGTGGAGCAACTTACCCCTTGCCAGCCCTATCTCGACCTTCGCCTTGCCGCGGTTGTTGAAATAGACCTTGAGAGGTATGAGCGTATAGCCCTTCTCTTTTGTCTTCCCTATGAGGCGCAGTATCTCTTTCTTGTGCAGCAGTAATTTACGGGGCCGAATCGGGTCGGGCTGCGTAAATTTATCGACGTGGCTGTATGGGCTTATGTGGACATTAAATAGCCACATCTCGCCGTCGTCTATCCGCGCGTAGCTATCCCGCAGATTGATTTTACCGGCGCGAATCGACTTTACCTCAGACCCCTTAAGCTCGATTCCCGTTTCGTAGGTCTCATCGATATGGTAATCATGGTATGCTTTTCTGTTTTTGGCCGCGATTCTTTCGGTTTTCATGGTAATGAATTATATCACTTCGCGGCCGGGATGTGGCGAAAACTCCCGCCCCGAAGAAGTCGCGTAGCACAAGTCGTTCAACCGCGATATACGGCTCACGGCTACCTTGCCCTCTTAGAGCGTTTCTTACGGGCTTGTTCCTCTTCGGCCAAGACAAAATCTATCCTGCGCTCACCGATAACGACGTTCGTAATCTGGACCCGCACGGTGTGGCCGATTTGAAACGCCCTCCCCGTGCGCCGCCCAAGCAGCGTAAAGGTAGCCTCATCGTATTCGTAATAGTCGTCGGTTATGTCCTTAATATGGACGAGCCCCTCGGCCGTGTTCGCGAGCTGAACAAAAAACCCATATCCCGCGACACCGGTTATGGTCCCATCGAATTCCTCGCCGATATGCGCTTTCATAAGCTCACAGAGTTTGACATCGACCGATTCGCGCGAGGCCTCGTCGGCTTCGCGCTCCATGTACGAGCTGTGCTCGCAAATCTCGACGAGACTATCGACCATGCCTACGATGTCGGGCTCGGATAGACTCTGGTCGAGCGCCGCCTTGACCAGCCGGTGGACGATGAGGTCGGGATACCGCCTGATAGGCGAGGTGAAATGGGTATAGTTTTGTGAAGCCAACCCGAAGTGGAGCGTACTCGACGGCGTGTATTTCGCCCGCTTCATCGCCCGCAGCAAAAGGTTGTTTATGAGCAGCTTCTCAGGCCTGTCGTGCGCGTGCGTGATGATTTGCTGGATCACCCTCGGATGCGCCCCCTTGAGCTTCTTGACCGGATAATGGAGGTTTTCGATGAGTTCCTCTATCTGGACGAGGCTCTCCTCGTTGGGCTTGTCGTGGACGCGATAGACCATCGGCGAATCCTGCCAATACATAAAGCCGGCCACCGTCTCGTTGGTGAGAATCATCGCCTCCTCGATCAGCTTGGTCGCGGCGGTGCGCTCGCGCACTATGACCTCTAAAGGCTTGAGATCGGCATCGAGAATCACCTTCGGCTCGATGGTCTCGAAATTTAGGCTTCCCCGCCTCAAACGCTTAGCTTCCAGAACATCGCTCAGCTCGCGCATCGAAACGAGCAGGTCGCGGACGTCCTCATCGGGGAAGACCCCTGTCGCGAACGCCTCGTCGACCTGCTCATAGGTGAGACGGTAATCGCTATTTATCACCCCGTTGAATATCTCGAAATCGCCGACCTCACCGCTCTCATCGACGACCATCTCGACAGAGAGGCTCAGCCTGTCTACACGCGGGTTGAGGCTGCAAATATTGTTCGAAAGCTTATGGGGCAACAT
The sequence above is a segment of the Actinomycetota bacterium genome. Coding sequences within it:
- a CDS encoding type I restriction-modification system subunit M, with translation MNNNTNNNATKEQERTELHRAIWQIANDLRGSVDGWDFKQYVLGMLFYRFISENLTSYINEDERRSGNKDFDYANLTDEKAEFGRTDTVKEKGFYILPSELFVNVRAKARHDANLNETLAAVFRNIENSAKGSDSEDDLKGLFDDLDVNSSKLGNTVEKRNQQLVKLLEAIGDLRLGNYYDNTIDAFGDAYEFLMTMYASNAGKSGGEFFTPQEVSELLACIATVGKKEVNKVYDPACGSGSLLLKFAKILGKENVRIGFFGQESNLTTYNLCRINMFLHDINYNHFDIAHGDTLTDPKHWDDEPFEAIVSNPPYSIKWDGDNNTLLINDPRFSPAGVLAPKSKADLAFTMHMLSWLSTSGTAAIVEFPGVLYRGGAEQKIRKYLVDNNYIDTVIQLPPDLFFGTTIATCIIVLKKSKKDNKTLFIDASAEFVRGGNKNKLSDENREKILNAFIERADIEHFAKLADNKTIEENEYNIAVSTYVAQKDTREVIDIKKLNAEISGIVARQNELRKAIDEIVADLEGSR
- a CDS encoding phage integrase SAM-like domain-containing protein, with the translated sequence MPHFGNYKLTNITTAAIKEFISKEHEEGQKQEHKLSPRSIQYHLVVLKAILKTACIDGYLKQNPAEYVKPPRQEKQETEVLTPQEIKLLFDTAQEPLKRSL
- a CDS encoding site-specific integrase, with amino-acid sequence MIAALTGLRRGEILALRWSDIDLEKRFIYVRQNIVMGVIDTPKSNTSRRVVGISDKLHAALLNLQLSAPEGSEFIFLIKKEGNLYDAPHISRIQFHKAIKAAGITKKIRFHDLRHSFATLLKNQGVHRNDIQGVVGHSSATVTDIYMHLMPEIYSKIASTAEDAIFSE
- a CDS encoding type II toxin-antitoxin system prevent-host-death family antitoxin → MQVEKKENAMTARKNFGRLMEEAHYRGDEIIVERAGKPMVAIISYAEFQEFKQQRRKDFEILDKIRAKNQGAKPEEVEAAVESALSKIRRG
- a CDS encoding putative toxin-antitoxin system toxin component, PIN family, with amino-acid sequence MIKACIDTNVFVSGTISSSGAPFEILEAWRDREFILLASDEIIAEISKVLNYPKIKKTFSLTDEEIEKDLLLLGKYSQITPGELRLDIITEDPSDNIFLACAVEGKADFIISGDNHLLQVGTYQRIQIITPREFVDQLIS
- a CDS encoding XTP/dITP diphosphatase gives rise to the protein MELIIASKNDGKIREIVDILELSDVKVYTYKDFSDWPDVEETGTTFYDNALLKAEALVEKYGKSAVSDDSGLEVDALGGDPGVDSAIYAGEHGNAAKNNEKLLRALDGVPEDERTARFRCVAILMTPDGWRISTEGTVEGRIGFEPRGALGFGYDPLFFPTGETRTVAEMGLDEKNKISHRGQAFMKMREKMEEVRGHLKRS
- the rph gene encoding ribonuclease PH, with protein sequence MERADGRRPDDIREVSITRNYLPHAEGSVLIEMGNTNVICTATVEDRVPNWLRGQGQGWVTAEYGMLPRSTGIRMVREASQGRVGGRTHEIQRLIGRSLRSVVDLKALPEVTIWIDCDVVRADGGTRTASITGAFIALYDALRWLVANRRVAELPLSDFVSAVSVGVVDGVPLLDLCYEEDCKAQVDMNVVMTASGKFIEVQGTAEEHPFERSELEQLLNLAEKGASELISLQREILGKDLSVNVGTHHSK
- a CDS encoding QueT transporter family protein — translated: MKKDRIIWLTRGAIIAAMYVALTVTPPLNVISFGTVQFRLSEALSILAFFEPAAIPGLFVGCLLANSIGTLMGTSLGMLDIVFGSLLTLLSAVFVWRIKNPLLALTAPVVLNAFGVAALLKIVLDLPYWPSVLFVGIGQTVVVYGLGYPLLRLVLKRRILIREDVFREKMNR
- a CDS encoding glutamate racemase; this encodes MDSRPIGIFDSGLGGLTVVGEIVRQLPHEQTLYFGDTARFPYGPRSARELRGFVFEIIDFLLMYDVKFIVIACNSASAAALEAAQQFYSIPIIGVIEPGARAAVQATRNRRVGVIGTQATISSGSYITSMKTIDAGVKAYSLACPELADFVERDEIAGERVEGAVKWYLDPLVRDGIDSLILGCTHYPLLSDTIAKVAGDDITLISSAEETARELKEFLQRKDRLREGGTSPEPRFFSSGDEHVFGRLGARFLGREIAHVERVHLPLKAKVNRVEKG